From the genome of Biomphalaria glabrata chromosome 1, xgBioGlab47.1, whole genome shotgun sequence, one region includes:
- the LOC106070966 gene encoding zinc finger protein 532-like — translation MESADTRSLLSNDNHDVSNVSRKDSVLGGNSSPDSSRVTGIQNCFVVDLNKNKWCISREGLKASSEKSPQSLSSKLNHSSSLDSPFVIKLDDVKGNTTAQDLGICESYGQGEKRTEQSESEHDFGVCSQSETNGISTTPSLPCEDLQIDLISSESSSSVLSATDVDSINGARIIDTEKSSDFQPIILDVRGSCSDSIFDMPEDSDNPWLNDTSVPPKTSSYIGQGAVDTVSNITTNTQDASINVDQSSMTLKSQSEKAEQEIAYSDRSRLKTLLNLAEAITLSSEGSSTCNSFVTTNSSCQTDIIPVSYGNPVVSSPLPKVSSNLNSSKVCVVPEPEIPKLDRQATHSIPKGNSSSVPAKNIIRSSPTESHVINSESSFSHDKLSVNSTLAITKLSKNQSSNLSVTTELTPAERVQRFVDTALARLTINIKYLRNSDVLKLKKLPIVSELQNSCTDFRCLVCKECFQLQDGLDSHYKRTSFYLKYACRVCGKSLLFYNKCQLHLHVRNHKPETSVLYNDVVSLIPYDPETSPVGAASGSGSTKNARVFVTASPSKRKNCEQLDQNKKKVCDKQYTKKCFHCNMFLHSATAFETHCRLHEAEPSNYACPECGETNFNFKESSSLESKRQIVFDHVDKCQHFNRVDEIRCECQETSTDNQQMVQHYLDKHLSTLYKCQLCNLRFSTLAKAVVHHTKVHYYISARIMSILVCSLCDVFLNNSNILKIHAENHVRQMHFKAAESKWQCFLCPTVFADKEELDKHCNSQHTHKAKRCTICFALFSNRKNLVDHILLKKCAFSPSTCFEQCVDVERPVARVDYNRHFKFFTLPGSSTSSAAYVRIAPKDGPSLSSSNAVSILNSVKDTRGSANSLSVSKQQNVNRSSQDNEASHSNPQQSLLNVHMAPKSTRASGSADHPVIVNKKLTFQKSGAIIISQAADSSKPHSKDESNLNLYECEQCKAYIIGKSTYEKHLQNHIPSQLKKYSQNTSTPPSSLSQPNKSQDLFLQCHQCRIVFIGQNRYDDHIKNHIKKGDLLASLNETKCVICKSQVLNSMLLSHLKSHQTEGTIVCARCQRTDFETMEMAVNHANHFCGYTIMTGIGVSVQKSGAKRRAQTTEKQSNDAEKDKAINFKKVNKNNEASLFPCLLCGLAFLNLEARDEHISRLHDGIRVIYRCLKCQKKDVNKTFSKKESVVRHLVKKHRVVKKASVDKFIKVEERNASSGQTIPEFQSSVSSPSLPPKRLRLADNGDYMCGKCGFSCSSSAEFSQHIQTHNADKQPQCPECGLCFVVVSALKKHLFAVHKIKNVDNYLKSKEISVEQLDEEEPIIEVFPLPLPPKVECPSPVTVKKAVNPLECTVCYKVFDNEPNLKTHMRNHGMAFIRSKRLKID, via the coding sequence ATGGAGTCAGCAGATACAAGGTCTCTGTTATCTAATGATAATCACGATGTTTCAAATGTTAGTCGCAAAGATTCTGTCCTGGGCGGGAACTCTTCCCCTGACTCAAGTAGAGTTACAGGGATCCAAAATTGTTTCGTTGTTGACCTGAATAAGAACAAGTGGTGTATCAGCAGGGAAGGACTAAAAGCAAGTTCTGAGAAGTCACCTCAAAGTTTATCCTCTAAACTTAATCATAGCTCATCATTAGACTCTCCCTTTGTCATTAAGCTGGATGATGTAAAAGGGAACACAACAGCTCAGGATTTAGGGATTTGTGAGAGCTATGGCCAAGGTGAAAAGCGTACAGAGCAAAGTGAAAGTGAGCATGACTTTGGTGTCTGTTCCCAATCTGAAACAAACGGCATTTCCACCACACCTAGTTTGCCTTGTGAAGATTTGCAGATTGATTTGATATCTAGTGAGTCCAGTAGTTCTGTTTTATCAGCAACTGATGTGGATAGCATTAACGGTGCAAGAATAATTGATACAGAGAAAAGCTCAGATTTTCAACCCATCATTCTAGATGTTCGAGGTTCATGTTCTGATAGCATTTTTGACATGCCAGAAGACTCTGACAACCCTTGGTTAAATGATACAAGTGTTCCGCCTAAGACTTCTAGTTACATTGGTCAGGGAGCTGTTGATACAGTGTCAAACATTACAACAAATACCCAGGATGCATCAATCAATGTAGATCAGTCTTCAATGACTCTTAAGTCACAGTCAGAAAAAGCAGAGCAAGAAATTGCATATTCAGATCGTAGTAGACTAAAAACTTTGTTAAATTTAGCAGAAGCCATTACTTTGTCCAGTGAAGGCTCAAGCACATGCAATTCTTTTGTGACAACTAATTCATCTTGTCAAACAGACATCATTCCTGTAAGCTATGGCAATCCTGTTGTAAGTAGTCCTCTTCCAAAAGTGTCCAGTAATTTGAATTCATCAAAAGTATGTGTCGTACCTGAACCTGAAATCCCGAAACTAGATAGACAGGCTACTCATTCTATACCAAAAGGAAATAGTTCAAGTGTTCCGGCCAAGAATATTATACGATCCAGCCCTACTGAGAGTCATGTGATAAACAGTGAATCTTCATTCAGTCATGATAAACTGTCTGTTAATAGTACATTGGCTATAACTAAATTAAGCAAAAATCAGTCTAGCAACTTGTCTGTTACAACTGAACTCACACCCGCAGAAAGGGTTCAGCGATTTGTGGATACAGCTCTTGCAAGATTGACGattaatatcaaatatttaagaaatagtgatgtattgaaattaaaaaaattacctataGTCTCAGAGTTACAGAATAGTTGCACAGATTTCAGATGCCTTGTTTGTAAAGAATGTTTTCAGTTACAGGATGGATTAGATAGCCATTACAAGCGCACCTCCTTCTATCTAAAGTATGCCTGCCGTGTTTGTGGGAAATcacttttgttttacaataaGTGTCAGTTACATTTACACGTAAGAAACCACAAGCCAGAAACCAGTGTTCTTTACAATGACGTTGTCTCACTGATACCTTATGACCCTGAAACAAGTCCTGTCGGTGCCGCCTCAGGAAGTGGCTCGACAAAAAATGCCAGGGTTTTTGTAACAGCAAGTCCTAGCAAAAGGAAGAATTGTGAGCAGttagatcaaaataaaaaaaaagtttgtgataAACAGTACACAAAAAAATGCTTTCATTGCAATATGTTTTTGCATAGCGCTACTGCTTTTGAAACTCACTGCAGGCTCCACGAAGCTGAGCCTTCCAACTATGCCTGCCCTGAGTGTGGAGaaaccaattttaattttaaggaAAGTAGCAGCCTTGAAAGTAAAAGACAAATTGTGTTTGATCATGTGGACAAGTGTCAGCATTTCAACAGAGTGGATGAGATTCGATGTGAGTGTCAAGAAACGAGTACTGACAACCAACAGATGGTGCAGCATTACTTGGATAAGCACTTGAGTACTTTATACAAGTGTCAGTTGTGCAATCTAAGATTCAGCACACTTGCGAAAGCTGTGGTGCACCACACCAAAGTGCATTATTATATATCTGCACGAATCATGTCAATTCTGGTTTGCTCATTGTGTGATGTATTTTTAAACAACTCGAATATCCTGAAAATTCATGCTGAAAATCATGTAAGACAAATGCATTTCAAAGCTGCAGAGTCAAAGTGGCAGTGTTTCCTCTGCCCTACAGTATTTGCTGACAAAGAAGAGCTAGATAAACATTGCAACAGTCAACATACACACAAAGCAAAGCGTTGCACAATCTGTTTTGCTTTGTTCTCCAATAGGAAAAATTTGGTTGACCATATATTGCTGAAGAAGTGTGCTTTCTCACCTAGTACTTGCTTTGAACAGTGTGTAGATGTAGAAAGACCAGTAGCCCGCGTTGACTACAATCGgcattttaagttttttacCTTACCTGGCAGCTCAACCTCTTCTGCAGCATATGTAAGGATCGCCCCTAAAGATGGGCCTAGTCTTTCTTCTTCTAATGCAGTCAGTATTTTAAATAGTGTCAAAGACACAAGAGGTTCAGCAAATTCTTTGAGTGTTTCTAAGCAACAGAATGTCAACAGAAGTAGTCAAGACAATGAGGCTTCTCATTCTAATCCGCAGCAATCTCTGCTGAATGTCCACATGGCACCAAAAAGTACAAGAGCTTCTGGCTCTGCAGACCATCCAGTGATTGTCAACAAGAAACTAACTTTTCAAAAGTCAGGAGCGATAATTATTAGCCAGGCTGCAGACAGTTCAAAGCCCCACTCCAAGGAtgaatcaaatttaaatttatatgaatGTGAGCAATGTAAAGCATACATAATTGGTAAAAGCACTTATGAAAAACATCTGCAAAACCACATTCCTAGCCAGTTGAAAAAGTATTCTCAGAATACTAGTACGCCACCATCTTCTCTTAGCCAACCTAATAAATCTCAAGATCTTTTTCTTCAATGCCACCAATGTAGAATAGTTTTTATAGGTCAAAATAGGTATGACGACCACATCAAGAATCACATCAAGAAAGGTGACCTACTGGCATCCCTAAATGAAACTAAGTGTGTTATCTGCAAGAGTCAGGTTCTGAACTCTATGCTTTTGTCACATTTAAAGAGCCATCAAACCGAAGGGACTATAGTCTGTGCACGTTGCCAGCGCACAGATTTTGAAACTATGGAAATGGCAGTTAATCATGCTAACCATTTCTGCGGCTACACTATAATGACTGGGATTGGGGTCAGTGTCCAGAAGAGTGGTGCTAAAAGACGCGCACAGACCACTGAAAAGCAGAGCAATGATGCTGAGAAAGACAAAgcaataaactttaaaaaagtaaataagaaCAACGAAGCCTCATTATTTCCATGTCTGCTGTGTGGTTTGGCTTTTTTAAACTTGGAAGCAAGAGATGAACACATCAGCCGCTTGCATGATGGCATCAGGGTCATCTACCGATGCCTTAAGTGTCAAAAGAAAGATGTGAATAAGACATTTTCTAAAAAAGAATCAGTCGTGCGTCACCTGGTTAAAAAACACCGGGTGGTTAAAAAGGCCTCGGTAGATAAGTTTATTAAAGTAGAGGAAAGAAATGCTAGCAGTGGGCAAACGATCCCTGAATTCCAGAGCTCTGTTTCTTCGCCATCCCTTCCTCCCAAAAGATTGCGTCTTGCAGATAATGGTGATTACATGTGTGGTAAGTGTGGATTTTCTTGCTCATCATCTGCAGAGTTTTCCCAGCACATTCAGACCCACAATGCAGACAAGCAGCCGCAATGTCCAGAGTGTGGCCTGTGTTTCGTTGTTGTGTCTGCTcttaaaaaacatttgtttgcagttcataaaataaaaaatgtggacAACTACCTGAAAAGTAAAGAAATTAGTGTGGAACAATTAGACGAAGAGGAACCTATCATAGAAGTTTTTCCACTGCCTTTGCCTCCAAAGGTAGAGTGCCCTTCCCCCGTCACTGTAAAAAAAGCTGTAAATCCACTGGAGTGCACGGTCTGCTACAAGGTGTTTGACAATGAACCCAATTTAAAGACTCATATGAGAAACCATGGAATGGCTTTCATTAGGTCAAAGAGACTTAAAATAGATTAA
- the LOC106070968 gene encoding uncharacterized protein LOC106070968, protein MYTSVKNILSFVLLICFLPCCLSQTPKAKPYKSKNFLTPPRGVTLIGKISNPAVFYGHFVHPSKPLWMRSVLESVDHPGITDWTDDYLRKKYPNEPVKVETSKKEDRSKPPTWLTINQFLSYYTSEELYLVHSLDGKMSDMVLVPQNLHCGGFQKMIQQAVLWLGSGEIQSVLHYDELDNMLCMLEGQKHVILIDKAHKADVEAEGFVEAGGYSLVDVDNIDRKKFPKLYNIEWYEVLLNQGDCLFIPRGWYHRMKSSGHRHMAINIWFAHLHWFDSDNCSIIQDFYKPLEPISTFGFASPNEVYRSKLLDKLVDKGFIIKDVLISALDTGTVERRSKFFDAVNKYQDGVLSWSEMYGFNIDKALAKFPDIFGLPGNVADDTEEVILYDPIIDVPSLEDNEENSDDDEIVTGSSDLQPDDPGIALSQGVFPLPDDPASGSTNTKEDLDTFNSTTENDSNENIITTNKPLKKKIEL, encoded by the exons ATGTACACCTCAGTGAAGAACATCCTCAGCTTTGTTCTCTTGATCTGTTTCCTTCCCTGTTGCTTGAGTCAAACTCCGAAAGCTAAGCCTTACAAGTCTAAAAATTTTCTCACACCACCCAGAGGAGTCACTCTCATCGGAAAAATTTCAAATCCTGCCGTCTTCTATGGCCACTTTGTACATCCAAGCAAGCCATTATGGATGAGGTCTGTTTTAGAATCTGTAGATCATCCTGGCATTACAGATTGGACTGATGATTATTTAAG aaagaaatatcCTAATGAGCCagttaaagttgaaacaagcaaaaaagaGGATCGCTCAAAGCCCCCAACATGGCTGACTATAAATCAGTTTCTCAGCTACTACACCTCTGAGGAATTGTACCTGGTACATTCTCTTGATGGCAAAATGTCAG atATGGTCTTGGTTCCACAGAACCTTCATTGTGGAGGTTTTCAGAAGATGATCCAGCAAGCAGTACTGTGGCTTGGAAGTGGTGAGATTCAATCTGTGCTACACTATGATGAGCTGGACAATATGCTGTGCATGTTGGAAGGACAGAAACATGTTATTCTTATAGACAAA GCACACAAAGCAGATGTTGAAGCTGAGGGATTTGTGGAAGCTGGTGGATATAGTTTGGTCGATGTGGATAATattgatagaaaaaaatttCCAAAACTGTACAATATTGAATGGTATGAAGTTCTTCTCAATCAAGGGGACTGTCTTTTTATACCTAGAGG ATGGTACCATCGAATGAAATCAAGTGGACATCGCCATATGGCTATCAACATTTGGTTTGCCCACCTCCATTGGTTTGACTCTGATAATTGCTCCATAATTCAGGACTTTTATAAACCACTGGAGCCTATATCTACATTTGGTTTTGCATCTCCGAATGAGGTGTACAG GTCTAAACTGTTGGACAAACTAGTGGATAAAGGCTTCATCATTAAAGATGTTCTAATTTCAGCACTAGACACTGGTACTGTGGAAAGAAGGTCAAAG tttttcgACGCAGTCAACAAATATCAAGATGGGGTTTTATCATGGAGTGAGATGTATGGTTTCAATATTGACAAGGCCCTGGCCAAGTTCCCTGACATATTTGGACTACCTGGCAATGTTGCAGATGATACAGAAGAGGTTATTCTCTATGATCCCATCATTGATGTCCCATCCTTAGAGGATAACGAAGAGAacagtgatgatgatgaaattGTTACTGGTAGCAGTGACCTTCAGCCTGATGACCCAGGCATAGCTTTGTCCCAGGGTGTATTTCCACTGCCGGACGATCCTGCCTCTGGCTCCACAAATACTAAAGAAGACTTGGACACATTTAATTCTACAACCGAAAATGACAGTAATGAAAATATTATCACTACTAATAAACctcttaaaaagaaaatagaacttTAA